One genomic region from Rothia dentocariosa ATCC 17931 encodes:
- a CDS encoding peroxiredoxin — protein MAVLTIGDQFPAYELTGVVPGKLAEIEANKPEDYFTTVSSEGLDEDTWRVVFFWPKDFTFVCPTEIAAFGKLADEFEARDCQVIGVSVDNEYTHYAWRRSHEELVDLPIVMASDLKRELTSALGVLNKDGVADRATFIIDPHNTIQSVSITADSVGRNTDEVLRQLDALQSDELCACNWKKGAETIDAFKEMK, from the coding sequence ATGGCTGTGCTAACTATTGGCGACCAGTTCCCCGCCTACGAGCTGACCGGCGTTGTTCCCGGCAAGCTCGCCGAGATTGAGGCAAACAAGCCCGAAGATTACTTCACCACCGTTTCCTCCGAGGGTCTGGACGAAGACACCTGGCGCGTCGTATTCTTCTGGCCCAAGGACTTCACCTTCGTCTGCCCCACCGAAATCGCCGCATTCGGCAAGCTCGCTGACGAATTCGAGGCACGCGACTGCCAGGTTATCGGCGTATCCGTGGATAACGAATACACCCACTACGCATGGCGCCGCTCCCACGAAGAGCTCGTAGATCTGCCCATCGTCATGGCATCCGACCTCAAGCGCGAGCTCACCAGCGCCCTGGGCGTCCTCAACAAGGACGGCGTGGCAGACCGCGCAACCTTCATCATCGACCCGCACAACACCATCCAGTCGGTATCTATTACCGCAGATTCAGTCGGCCGCAACACCGACGAAGTGCTCCGCCAGCTGGATGCGCTCCAGTCCGACGAACTGTGCGCTTGCAACTGGAAGAAGGGTGCAGAAACCATCGACGCCTTCAAGGAGATGAAGTAA
- a CDS encoding GNAT family N-acetyltransferase, which yields MRIPELITEKFTLRSLRESDLDELVHICTDPETVRWTTIPLNYTRDDARTFLNFTQRAAAAGRELTWVIDYSGVLAGVVTLRLPGGSANAPGTHADLGFYTAPQMRGRGIMTDAVRTVLGFGFDPLGFALDTIGWTALAGNTASERVAVKAGFTNIINGISTSAARPDKYGNRVAVAVRQAMMTRAQFAEIWRD from the coding sequence ATGAGAATTCCGGAACTCATCACCGAAAAGTTTACCCTCAGGTCACTGCGCGAATCCGACCTTGACGAACTGGTTCATATCTGCACAGACCCCGAAACCGTGCGATGGACCACTATCCCCCTGAACTATACGCGCGACGATGCGCGAACCTTCCTCAACTTCACCCAGCGTGCCGCAGCAGCCGGGCGTGAACTCACCTGGGTCATTGACTACAGCGGGGTGCTCGCAGGGGTTGTTACCCTGCGCCTGCCCGGAGGCTCCGCAAACGCGCCCGGAACACACGCAGACTTAGGGTTTTATACGGCTCCCCAGATGCGCGGGCGCGGCATCATGACGGATGCTGTACGCACAGTCCTCGGCTTTGGCTTTGACCCGCTCGGGTTTGCCCTAGACACCATCGGATGGACGGCGTTGGCGGGGAACACGGCATCCGAACGGGTGGCGGTGAAGGCCGGATTCACGAATATTATCAACGGGATTAGCACCAGCGCGGCCCGTCCCGATAAGTACGGCAATCGGGTGGCTGTCGCCGTGCGGCAGGCGATGATGACACGCGCCCAATTTGCCGAGATCTGGCGTGATTAA